A stretch of Helicobacter pylori oki112 DNA encodes these proteins:
- the cag5 gene encoding VirD4 family type IV secretion system ATPase Cag5, with protein MEDFLYNTLYFIEDYKLVVIFSFIGLIALFFLYKFTKAQKKAFKDKANQPQKKKSFKEIIIDGLKERVKTFGFWLQAILLLSYSFITSGLFFLILLGNFYDENRLPESDDDLFDIWIYAIQDFPAYYFKALCFSSLKIYGFNISLVVYSSILCSYIFITFFVWFLKYLTRTRDIGANKKVDDLFGSASWETEEKMIKAKLITPNNKKRAFDKREVIVGRRGLGDFIAYAGQAFIGLIAPTRSGKGVGFIMPNMINYPQNIVVFDPKADTMETCGKIREKRFNQKVFIYEPFSLKTHRFNPFAYVDFGNDVVLTEDILSQIDTRLKGHGMVASGGDFSTQIFGLAKLVFPERPNEKDPFFSNQARNLFVINCNIYRDLMWTKKGLEFVKRKKIIMPETPTMFFIGSMASGINLIDEDTNMEKVVSLMEFFGGEEDKSGDNIRVLSPATRNMWNNFKTMGGAKETYSSVQGVYTSAFAPYNNAMIRNFTSANDFDFRRLRIDEVSIGVIANPKESTIVGPILELFFNVMIYSNLILPIHDPQCKRSCLMLMDEFTLCGYLETFVKAVGIMAEYNMRPAFVFQSKAQLENDPPLGYGRNGAKTILDNLSLNMYYGINNDNYYEHFEKLSKVLGKYTRQDVSRSIDDNTGKTNTSISNKERFLMTPDELMTMGDELIILENTLKPIKCHKALYYDDPFFTDELIKVSPSLSKKYKLGKVPNQATFYDDLQAAKTRGELSYDKSLVPVGSSEL; from the coding sequence ATGGAAGACTTTTTGTATAACACCTTATATTTCATAGAGGATTATAAGTTGGTTGTTATTTTTAGTTTCATAGGGTTAATAGCGTTATTTTTTCTCTACAAATTCACAAAAGCTCAAAAAAAGGCTTTTAAAGATAAAGCTAACCAACCTCAAAAGAAAAAAAGCTTTAAAGAAATCATTATAGATGGGCTGAAAGAAAGGGTTAAAACCTTTGGCTTTTGGTTACAAGCTATACTATTACTATCCTATTCTTTTATCACATCAGGGTTATTTTTCTTGATTCTCTTAGGTAATTTTTATGATGAAAATAGATTGCCTGAGAGCGATGATGATCTTTTTGATATATGGATCTATGCGATACAAGATTTTCCTGCATACTATTTTAAAGCACTTTGTTTTAGTTCACTCAAAATTTATGGGTTCAATATATCCTTAGTCGTATATAGTTCTATTTTATGCTCTTATATCTTCATTACCTTTTTTGTGTGGTTCTTAAAATACTTAACTCGGACTAGAGACATAGGAGCGAATAAAAAAGTTGATGATCTCTTTGGTAGCGCGAGTTGGGAAACTGAAGAGAAAATGATCAAAGCTAAACTTATCACACCCAATAATAAAAAACGCGCCTTTGACAAACGAGAGGTTATTGTAGGCAGGCGTGGTTTAGGGGATTTTATCGCTTACGCAGGACAGGCGTTCATTGGCTTGATTGCTCCTACTAGAAGCGGTAAAGGTGTGGGTTTCATCATGCCCAATATGATCAATTATCCTCAAAATATCGTTGTGTTTGACCCTAAGGCGGACACTATGGAAACTTGCGGAAAAATCAGAGAAAAACGCTTCAACCAAAAAGTGTTCATCTATGAACCTTTCTCCTTAAAAACACACCGATTTAATCCTTTCGCTTATGTGGATTTTGGTAATGATGTGGTTTTAACTGAAGACATACTCTCTCAAATTGACACACGCCTAAAAGGTCATGGCATGGTGGCTAGTGGGGGGGATTTTTCCACTCAAATCTTTGGATTGGCAAAGCTCGTGTTCCCTGAAAGACCTAATGAAAAAGATCCTTTTTTTAGCAATCAAGCGCGAAACCTTTTTGTCATCAATTGCAATATTTATAGGGATCTCATGTGGACTAAAAAGGGGCTTGAGTTTGTCAAAAGAAAAAAAATCATCATGCCTGAAACCCCCACGATGTTTTTCATAGGTTCTATGGCAAGCGGTATCAACTTGATTGATGAAGACACAAACATGGAAAAAGTCGTGTCTCTGATGGAATTTTTTGGAGGTGAAGAAGATAAGAGTGGCGATAATATAAGAGTGCTTAGTCCTGCCACTAGAAACATGTGGAATAATTTCAAGACAATGGGTGGTGCTAAAGAAACTTACAGCTCTGTTCAAGGGGTCTATACTTCAGCGTTTGCCCCCTACAATAACGCCATGATCAGAAATTTCACGAGCGCTAATGATTTTGATTTCAGGCGTTTAAGGATTGATGAAGTGAGTATTGGCGTGATCGCTAATCCTAAAGAAAGCACTATTGTTGGGCCGATATTAGAGCTGTTTTTCAATGTGATGATTTATAGCAACCTTATTCTGCCAATCCATGATCCACAATGCAAAAGAAGTTGTTTAATGCTCATGGACGAATTCACTTTGTGTGGCTATTTAGAGACCTTTGTTAAAGCGGTAGGAATTATGGCAGAATACAACATGCGCCCCGCTTTTGTGTTTCAAAGTAAGGCGCAACTAGAGAATGACCCCCCACTTGGTTATGGTAGGAATGGCGCTAAAACTATTTTAGACAACCTTTCTTTGAATATGTATTATGGGATTAACAACGATAACTACTATGAACATTTTGAAAAACTTTCTAAGGTGTTAGGGAAATACACAAGGCAAGATGTGAGCCGAAGCATTGATGACAATACAGGTAAGACCAACACTTCTATCAGCAATAAAGAGCGGTTTTTGATGACCCCTGATGAATTGATGACTATGGGCGATGAGCTTATCATTCTAGAGAATACGCTCAAACCCATCAAATGCCACAAGGCGCTTTACTATGATGATCCATTCTTCACCGATGAACTCATCAAGGTGAGTCCAAGCTTGAGCAAGAAATACAAATTGGGGAAAGTGCCTAATCAGGCAACATTCTATGATGATTTGCAAGCCGCTAAAACTAGAGGTGAATTGAGCTATGATAAATCTTTAGTGCCTGTAGGTTCAAGCGAACTGTGA
- the cagX gene encoding type IV secretion system apparatus protein CagX has product MEQAFFKKIVGCFCLSYLFLSSVIEAAAPDIKNFNRGRVKVVNKKIAYLGDEKPITIWTSLDNVTVIQLEKDETISYITTGFNKGWSIVPNSNHIFIQPKSVKSNLMFEKEAVNFALMTRDYQEFLKTKKLIVDAPDPKELEEQKKALEKEKEAKEQAQKAQKDKREKRKEERAKNRANLENLTNAMSNPQNLSNNKNLSEFIKQQRENELDQMERLEDMQEQAQANALKQIEELNKKQAEETIKQRAKDKISIKTDKPQKSPEDNSIELSPSDSAWRTNLVVRTNKALYQFILRIAQKDNFASAYLTVKLEYPQRHEVSSVIEEELKKREEAKRQKELIKQENLNTTAYINRVMMASNEQIINKEKIREEKQKIILDQAKALETQYVHNALKRNPVPRNYNYYQAPEKRSKHIMPSEIFDDGTFTYFGFKNITLQPAIFVVQPDGKLSMTDAAIDPNMTNSGLRWYRVNEIAEKFKLIKDKALVTVINKGYGKNPLTKNYNIKNYGELERVIKKLPLVRDK; this is encoded by the coding sequence ATGGAGCAGGCATTTTTTAAAAAAATTGTTGGCTGTTTCTGTCTTAGTTATTTATTTTTATCTAGCGTAATAGAAGCAGCAGCACCTGACATTAAAAATTTTAATCGTGGTAGGGTGAAAGTGGTGAATAAGAAGATTGCTTATTTGGGAGATGAAAAACCTATTACGATTTGGACTTCATTAGACAATGTTACTGTGATCCAACTTGAAAAAGATGAAACTATTTCTTACATCACAACAGGTTTCAATAAAGGTTGGAGTATTGTGCCTAATTCTAATCATATATTCATTCAACCTAAATCGGTAAAAAGTAATCTCATGTTTGAAAAAGAAGCAGTGAATTTTGCCCTAATGACAAGAGATTACCAAGAATTTTTAAAAACAAAAAAACTTATCGTAGATGCGCCTGACCCTAAAGAATTAGAAGAACAAAAAAAAGCTCTAGAAAAAGAAAAAGAAGCTAAAGAACAGGCGCAAAAAGCGCAAAAAGATAAAAGAGAAAAAAGAAAGGAAGAACGCGCGAAAAATAGAGCCAATTTAGAAAATCTCACTAACGCTATGAGTAACCCACAAAATTTGAGCAATAACAAAAATCTTAGCGAATTTATCAAGCAACAACGAGAAAATGAATTAGACCAAATGGAACGACTAGAGGACATGCAAGAACAGGCTCAAGCTAATGCGCTCAAACAAATTGAAGAACTCAACAAGAAACAAGCTGAAGAGACAATCAAGCAAAGAGCCAAAGATAAAATCAGTATTAAGACAGATAAGCCTCAAAAAAGCCCTGAGGATAACTCCATAGAATTATCTCCTAGCGATAGTGCTTGGAGAACTAATCTTGTTGTGCGGACTAATAAAGCCTTGTATCAATTCATTTTGAGAATAGCTCAAAAAGACAATTTTGCTTCGGCGTATCTAACAGTCAAACTAGAATACCCACAAAGACACGAAGTTTCTAGCGTTATTGAAGAGGAGCTAAAAAAGAGAGAAGAAGCAAAGAGGCAGAAAGAATTGATCAAGCAAGAAAATCTTAATACCACAGCCTACATCAATAGAGTAATGATGGCGAGCAATGAACAGATTATCAACAAAGAAAAAATAAGAGAAGAAAAACAAAAAATTATCTTAGATCAAGCAAAGGCGCTAGAGACTCAATATGTGCATAATGCATTAAAAAGAAACCCTGTGCCTAGAAACTACAATTACTACCAAGCGCCTGAAAAACGCTCTAAACATATTATGCCCTCTGAAATTTTTGATGATGGCACATTCACTTATTTTGGTTTCAAAAACATCACTCTCCAACCTGCTATTTTTGTGGTTCAACCTGATGGGAAATTAAGCATGACTGATGCTGCCATTGATCCTAACATGACCAATTCAGGATTGAGATGGTATAGAGTTAATGAAATTGCAGAAAAATTTAAGCTCATTAAAGACAAAGCCCTTGTAACAGTGATAAATAAAGGCTATGGGAAAAATCCATTGACAAAAAATTACAATATCAAAAACTATGGTGAATTGGAGCGTGTGATTAAAAAGCTCCCTCTTGTCAGAGATAAATAA
- the virB11 gene encoding cag pathogenicity island type IV secretion system ATPase VirB11, which produces MTEDRLSAEDKKFLEVERALKEAALNPLRHATEELFGDFLKMENITEICYNGNKVVWVLKNNGEWQPFDVRDRKAFSLSRLMHFARCCASFKKKTIDNYENPILSSNLANGERVQIVLSPVTVNDETISISIRIPSKTTYPHSFFEEQGFYNLLDNKEQAISAIKDGIAIGKNVIVCGGTGSGKTTYIKSIMEFIPKEERIISIEDTEEIVFKHHKNYTQLFFGGNITSADCLKSCLRMRPDRIILGELRSSEAYDFYNVLCSGHKGTLTTLHAGSSEEAFIRLANMSSSNSAARNIKFESLIEGFKDLIDMIVHINHHKQCDEFYIKHR; this is translated from the coding sequence ATGACTGAAGACAGATTGAGTGCAGAAGATAAAAAATTTCTAGAAGTAGAAAGAGCTTTAAAAGAAGCGGCATTAAATCCTTTAAGGCATGCTACTGAAGAACTTTTTGGTGATTTTTTAAAAATGGAAAATATCACTGAGATTTGTTACAATGGGAACAAGGTTGTGTGGGTTTTAAAAAATAATGGCGAATGGCAACCATTTGATGTGAGAGATAGGAAAGCCTTTAGTCTGTCTCGTTTAATGCATTTTGCTCGGTGTTGTGCAAGTTTTAAGAAAAAAACAATAGACAACTATGAAAATCCTATTTTGAGCAGCAATTTAGCGAATGGTGAAAGGGTGCAGATTGTCCTTTCCCCTGTTACAGTTAATGATGAAACCATTTCCATATCCATAAGGATACCCAGCAAAACAACCTATCCTCATAGCTTCTTTGAAGAGCAGGGTTTTTATAATCTACTAGATAACAAAGAACAAGCGATCAGTGCGATTAAAGATGGTATTGCTATTGGTAAGAATGTGATTGTTTGTGGTGGCACAGGAAGCGGTAAAACGACTTATATCAAAAGCATCATGGAGTTTATCCCCAAAGAAGAAAGGATCATATCCATTGAAGACACCGAAGAGATTGTATTCAAACACCACAAGAACTACACACAGCTTTTTTTTGGGGGGAATATCACCTCTGCTGATTGCTTAAAGTCATGTTTGAGAATGCGGCCTGATAGAATCATTTTAGGAGAACTCAGAAGCAGTGAGGCATACGATTTTTATAATGTGCTTTGTAGCGGTCATAAAGGCACGCTAACCACTCTACATGCAGGGAGCAGTGAAGAGGCGTTTATCCGTTTAGCCAACATGAGTTCATCTAATAGTGCAGCAAGGAATATCAAGTTTGAAAGTCTTATTGAGGGCTTTAAAGATTTAATTGATATGATTGTCCATATCAACCACCACAAACAGTGTGATGAATTTTATATCAAACATAGGTAG
- the cagZ gene encoding cag pathogenicity island translocation protein CagZ, protein MELGFNEAERQKILDSNRSLMGNANEVRDKFIQNYASSLKDSNDPQDFLRRVQELRINMQKNFISFDAYYNYLNNLVLASYNRCKQEKTFAESTIKNELTLGEFVAEISDNFNNFMCDEVARISDLVASYLPREYLPPFIDGNMMGVAFQILGIDDFGRKLNEIVQDIGTKYIILSKNKTYLTSLERAKLITQLKLNLE, encoded by the coding sequence ATGGAACTCGGTTTCAATGAAGCAGAAAGGCAAAAGATCTTAGATAGCAACAGATCTCTTATGGGAAATGCAAATGAAGTAAGGGATAAGTTTATTCAAAATTACGCCTCTTCTTTAAAAGATAGCAACGATCCGCAAGATTTTTTGAGAAGAGTTCAAGAGTTAAGAATCAATATGCAAAAGAATTTTATTAGTTTTGATGCTTATTACAACTATTTGAACAACCTTGTGTTAGCCAGTTACAATCGTTGCAAACAAGAAAAGACTTTTGCAGAAAGCACGATCAAAAATGAACTAACGCTTGGGGAGTTTGTTGCAGAAATTTCTGACAACTTCAATAATTTTATGTGTGATGAAGTGGCAAGAATTTCAGACCTAGTGGCTTCTTATCTGCCAAGAGAGTATTTACCGCCATTCATAGATGGCAATATGATGGGCGTGGCGTTTCAGATTCTAGGGATAGATGATTTTGGGAGAAAGCTCAATGAGATTGTCCAAGATATAGGGACTAAATATATTATTTTGAGCAAAAATAAGACTTATCTCACTTCTTTAGAAAGAGCTAAATTGATAACCCAATTAAAATTAAATTTGGAATAA
- a CDS encoding CagY family CD-EC repeat-containing protein, protein MNEENDKLETSKKTQQDSPQDLSNEEATEVNRFEDSSKESEENSDHYLDNPTETKTNFDEYELEETQTQMDSGGNETSESSNGSLADKLFKKARKLVDNKRPFTQQKNLDEETQELNEEDDQENNGYQEETQIDLIDDETSQKTQQHSPQDLSNEEATEVNRFEDSSKESEENSDHYLDNPTETKTNFDEYESEETQTQMDSGGNETSESSNGSLADKLFKKARKLVDNKRPFTQQKNLDEETQELNEEDDQENNGYQEETQIDLIDDETSQKTQQHSPQDLSNEEATEVNRFEDSSKESEERSDHYLDNPTETKTNFDEDKSEEITNDSNDQEIIKGSKKKYIIGGIVVAVLILIILFSRSIFHYFIPLEDKSSRFSKDRNLYVNDEIQIRQEYNRLLKERNEKGNMIDKNLFFNDDPNRTLYNYLNIAEIEDKNPLRAFYECISNGGNYEECLKLIKDKKLQDQMKKTLEAYNDCIKNAKTEEERIKCLDLIKDENLKKSLLNQQKVQVALDCLKNAKTDEERNECLKLINDPEIREKFRKELGLQKEIQEYKDCIKNAKTEAEKNECLKGLSKEAIERLKQQALDCLKNAKTDEERNECLKNIPQDLQKELLADMSVKAYKDCVSKARNEKEKKECEKLLTPEAKKKLEQQVLDCLKNAKTDEERKKCLKDLPKDLQSDILAKESLKAYKDCVSQAKTEAEKKECEKLLTPEAKKLLEEEAKKSVKAYLDCVSQAKTEAEKKECEKLLTPEAKKKLEEAKKSLKAYKDCLSQAKTEAEKKECEKLLTPEAKKLLEQQVLDCLKSAKTDEERKKCLKDLPKDLQKKVLAKESVKAYLDCVSQAKTEAEKKECEKLLTPEARKLLEEAKESVKAYKDCVSRARNEKEKKECEKLLTPEAKKLLEQQALDCLKNAKTEADKKRCVKDLPKDLQKKVLAKESLKAYKDCVSQAKTEAEKKECEKLLTPEAKKLLEEAKESLKAYKDCVSRARNEKEKKECEKLLTPEAKKLLEEAKESVKAYKDCVSRARNEKEKKECEKLLTPEAKKLLEQQALDCLKNAKTEADKKRCVKDLPKDLQKKVLAKESVKAYLDCVSRARNEKEKQECEKLLTPEAKKLLEEAKESLKAYKDCLSQARNEEERRVCEKLLTPEAKKLLEQEVKKSVKAYLDCVSRARNEKEKQECEKLLTPEARKFLAKQVLSCLEKARNEEERKACLKNLPKDLQENVLAKESLKAYKDCLSQARNEEERRACEKLLTPEAKKLLEQEVKKSVKAYLDCVSRARNEKEKQECEKLLTPEARKFLAKELQQKDKAIKDCLKNADPNDRAAIMKCLDGLSDEEKLKYLQEAREKAVLDCLKTARTDEEKRKCQNLYSDLIQEIQNKRTQNKQNQLSKTERLHQASECLDNLDDPTDEQAIEQCLEGLSDSERALILGIKRQADEVDLIYSDLRNRKTFDNMAAKGYPLLPMDFKNGGDIATINATNVDADKIASDNPIYASIEPDITKQYETEKTIKDKNLEAKLAKALGGNKKDDDKEKSKKSTAEAKAESNKIDKDVAETAKNISEIALKNKKEKSGEFVDENGNPIDDKKKAEKQDETSPVKQAFIGKSDPTFVLAQYTPIEITLTSKVDATLTGIVSGVVAKDVWNMNGTMILLDKGTKVYGNYQSVKGGTPIMTRLMIVFTKAITPDGVIIPLANAQAAGMLGEAGVDGYVNNHFMKRIGFAVIASVVNSFLQTAPIIALDKLIGLGKGRSERTPEFNYALGQAINGSMQSSAQMSNQILGQLMNIPPSFYKNEGDSIKILTMDDIDFSGVYDVKITNKSVVDEIIKQSTKTLSREHEEITTSPKGGN, encoded by the coding sequence ATGAATGAAGAAAACGATAAACTTGAAACTTCTAAAAAAACCCAACAAGATTCACCCCAAGATTTATCCAATGAAGAAGCGACAGAAGTCAATCGCTTTGAAGATTCTTCAAAAGAATCCGAAGAAAATTCAGATCATTATCTTGACAACCCCACAGAAACTAAAACCAATTTTGATGAATACGAGTTAGAAGAAACCCAAACTCAAATGGATTCTGGAGGTAATGAAACTTCAGAATCTAGCAATGGCAGTCTGGCAGACAAGTTATTCAAAAAAGCCAGAAAATTAGTTGATAATAAAAGACCTTTCACTCAGCAAAAGAATTTAGATGAAGAAACCCAAGAACTGAACGAAGAAGACGATCAAGAAAATAATGGGTATCAAGAAGAAACTCAAATAGACTTAATTGATGATGAAACTTCTCAAAAAACCCAACAACATTCACCCCAAGATTTATCCAATGAAGAAGCGACAGAAGTCAATCGCTTTGAAGATTCTTCAAAAGAATCCGAAGAAAATTCAGATCATTATCTTGACAACCCCACAGAAACTAAAACCAATTTTGATGAATACGAGTCAGAAGAAACCCAAACTCAAATGGATTCTGGAGGTAATGAAACTTCAGAATCTAGCAATGGCAGTCTGGCAGACAAGTTATTCAAAAAAGCCAGAAAATTAGTTGATAATAAAAGACCTTTCACTCAGCAAAAGAATTTAGATGAAGAAACCCAAGAACTGAACGAAGAAGACGATCAAGAAAATAATGGGTATCAAGAAGAAACTCAAATAGACTTAATTGATGATGAAACTTCTCAAAAAACCCAACAACATTCACCCCAAGATTTATCCAATGAAGAAGCGACAGAAGTCAATCGCTTTGAAGATTCTTCAAAAGAATCCGAAGAAAGATCAGATCATTATCTTGACAACCCCACAGAAACTAAAACCAATTTTGATGAAGACAAGTCAGAAGAAATAACTAACGATTCTAACGATCAAGAGATTATCAAAGGAAGCAAAAAGAAATACATTATTGGTGGCATTGTAGTCGCTGTTCTTATCTTGATTATTTTATTTTCTAGAAGCATTTTTCATTACTTCATACCTTTGGAAGATAAAAGCTCTCGTTTTAGCAAAGATAGGAATCTTTATGTCAATGATGAAATCCAAATAAGGCAAGAGTATAACCGATTGCTGAAAGAACGGAATGAAAAAGGCAATATGATCGATAAGAATCTTTTCTTCAATGACGATCCCAATAGAACCTTATACAACTATTTGAATATTGCAGAAATTGAGGACAAAAACCCATTGAGAGCCTTTTATGAATGTATTAGTAATGGTGGCAACTATGAAGAATGTTTGAAGCTTATCAAAGACAAAAAACTTCAAGATCAAATGAAAAAGACTTTAGAGGCTTATAATGACTGCATCAAAAATGCCAAAACTGAAGAAGAAAGGATCAAGTGTTTAGATTTAATCAAAGATGAAAACCTAAAAAAAAGCTTACTGAACCAACAAAAAGTTCAAGTAGCGCTAGATTGTTTGAAAAACGCTAAAACCGATGAAGAACGAAACGAGTGCCTAAAACTCATAAATGACCCTGAGATTAGAGAGAAATTCCGTAAGGAATTAGGGCTTCAAAAAGAGATTCAAGAGTATAAGGATTGTATCAAAAACGCCAAAACAGAAGCTGAGAAAAACGAATGCTTGAAAGGCTTGTCTAAAGAAGCTATAGAAAGATTGAAACAGCAAGCGCTAGATTGTTTGAAAAACGCTAAAACCGATGAAGAACGAAACGAGTGCTTGAAAAATATTCCCCAAGACTTGCAAAAAGAACTACTAGCTGATATGAGCGTCAAGGCTTACAAGGATTGCGTATCAAAAGCTAGGAATGAAAAAGAGAAAAAAGAATGCGAGAAACTACTCACCCCTGAAGCGAAAAAAAAGTTAGAACAACAGGTTCTAGATTGTTTGAAAAACGCTAAAACTGATGAAGAACGAAAAAAGTGTTTGAAAGATCTCCCTAAAGACTTACAAAGCGATATTTTAGCTAAAGAGAGTCTTAAAGCTTATAAAGACTGCGTATCTCAAGCCAAAACTGAAGCTGAGAAAAAAGAATGCGAGAAATTACTCACCCCTGAAGCGAAAAAACTTTTAGAAGAAGAAGCTAAAAAAAGCGTTAAAGCTTACTTGGATTGCGTATCTCAAGCCAAAACTGAAGCTGAGAAAAAAGAATGCGAGAAACTACTCACCCCTGAAGCGAAAAAAAAGTTAGAAGAAGCTAAAAAGAGCCTGAAAGCTTATAAAGACTGCCTCTCTCAAGCCAAAACTGAAGCTGAGAAAAAAGAATGCGAGAAACTACTCACCCCTGAAGCGAAAAAACTTTTAGAACAACAAGTGCTAGATTGTTTGAAAAGTGCTAAAACTGATGAAGAACGAAAAAAGTGTTTGAAAGATCTCCCTAAAGACTTGCAGAAAAAGGTTTTAGCCAAAGAGAGCGTTAAGGCTTACTTGGATTGCGTATCTCAAGCCAAAACTGAAGCTGAGAAAAAAGAATGCGAGAAACTACTCACCCCTGAAGCGAGGAAACTCTTAGAAGAGGCTAAAGAGAGCGTTAAAGCTTATAAAGACTGCGTATCAAGAGCTAGGAATGAAAAAGAGAAAAAAGAATGCGAGAAATTGCTCACGCCTGAAGCGAAAAAACTTTTAGAGCAACAAGCGCTAGATTGTTTGAAAAACGCTAAAACCGAAGCTGATAAAAAAAGGTGTGTCAAAGATCTCCCTAAAGACTTGCAGAAAAAGGTTTTAGCTAAAGAGAGCCTGAAAGCTTATAAAGACTGCGTATCTCAAGCCAAAACTGAAGCTGAGAAAAAAGAATGCGAAAAATTACTCACCCCTGAAGCAAAAAAACTTTTAGAAGAAGCTAAAGAGAGCCTGAAAGCTTATAAAGACTGCGTATCAAGAGCTAGGAATGAAAAAGAGAAAAAAGAATGCGAGAAATTGCTCACGCCTGAAGCGAAAAAACTTTTAGAAGAAGCTAAAGAGAGCGTTAAGGCTTATAAAGACTGCGTATCAAGAGCTAGGAATGAAAAAGAGAAAAAAGAATGCGAGAAATTGCTCACCCCTGAAGCGAAAAAACTTTTAGAGCAACAAGCGCTAGATTGTTTGAAAAACGCTAAAACCGAAGCTGATAAAAAAAGGTGTGTCAAAGATCTCCCTAAAGACTTGCAGAAAAAGGTTTTAGCCAAAGAGAGCGTTAAGGCTTATTTGGACTGCGTTTCAAGAGCTAGGAATGAAAAAGAGAAACAAGAATGCGAGAAATTGCTCACGCCTGAAGCGAAAAAACTCTTAGAAGAAGCCAAAGAGAGTCTGAAAGCTTATAAAGACTGCCTCTCTCAAGCTAGAAATGAAGAAGAAAGGAGAGTTTGCGAGAAATTACTCACCCCTGAAGCAAAAAAACTCTTAGAGCAAGAAGTTAAGAAGAGCGTTAAAGCTTATTTAGACTGCGTTTCAAGAGCTAGGAATGAAAAAGAGAAACAAGAATGCGAGAAATTGCTCACGCCTGAAGCGAGGAAATTTTTAGCGAAGCAAGTGCTAAGCTGTTTGGAAAAAGCTAGGAATGAAGAAGAAAGAAAAGCATGTCTTAAGAATCTCCCTAAAGACTTACAAGAAAATGTTTTAGCCAAAGAGAGTCTGAAAGCTTATAAAGACTGCCTCTCTCAAGCTAGAAATGAAGAAGAAAGGAGAGCTTGCGAGAAATTGCTCACCCCTGAAGCGAAAAAACTCTTAGAGCAAGAAGTTAAGAAGAGCGTTAAGGCTTATTTGGACTGCGTTTCAAGAGCTAGGAATGAAAAAGAGAAACAGGAATGCGAAAAATTACTCACCCCTGAAGCGAGGAAATTTTTAGCAAAAGAACTCCAACAAAAAGATAAAGCGATCAAAGATTGCTTGAAAAACGCCGATCCTAACGACAGAGCGGCTATTATGAAGTGTTTGGATGGTTTGAGCGATGAAGAGAAGCTCAAATATCTGCAAGAAGCTAGAGAAAAAGCCGTCTTGGATTGTTTGAAAACGGCTAGGACTGATGAAGAAAAAAGGAAATGCCAAAACCTTTATAGCGATTTGATCCAAGAAATCCAAAATAAAAGGACACAAAATAAACAAAATCAATTGAGTAAAACAGAAAGATTGCATCAAGCAAGCGAGTGCTTGGATAACTTAGATGACCCTACTGATGAGCAAGCCATAGAGCAATGTTTAGAGGGCTTGAGCGATAGTGAAAGGGCGCTAATTCTAGGAATTAAACGACAAGCTGATGAAGTGGATCTGATTTATAGCGATCTAAGAAACCGCAAAACCTTTGATAACATGGCGGCTAAAGGTTATCCGTTATTGCCAATGGATTTCAAAAATGGCGGCGATATTGCCACTATTAACGCTACTAATGTTGATGCGGACAAAATAGCTAGCGATAATCCTATTTATGCTTCCATAGAGCCTGATATTACCAAGCAATACGAAACAGAAAAAACCATTAAGGATAAGAATTTAGAAGCTAAATTGGCTAAGGCTTTAGGTGGCAATAAAAAAGATGACGATAAAGAAAAAAGTAAAAAATCCACAGCAGAAGCTAAAGCAGAAAGCAATAAGATAGACAAAGATGTCGCAGAAACTGCTAAGAATATCAGTGAAATCGCTCTTAAGAACAAAAAAGAAAAGAGTGGGGAATTTGTAGATGAAAATGGTAATCCCATTGATGACAAAAAGAAAGCAGAAAAACAAGATGAAACAAGCCCTGTCAAACAAGCCTTTATAGGCAAGAGTGATCCCACATTTGTTTTAGCGCAATACACCCCCATTGAAATCACTCTGACTTCTAAAGTAGATGCCACTCTCACAGGTATAGTGAGTGGGGTTGTAGCCAAAGATGTATGGAACATGAACGGCACTATGATCTTACTAGACAAAGGCACTAAGGTGTATGGGAATTATCAAAGCGTGAAAGGTGGCACACCCATTATGACACGCTTAATGATAGTCTTTACTAAAGCCATTACGCCTGATGGTGTGATAATACCTCTAGCAAACGCTCAAGCAGCAGGCATGTTGGGTGAAGCAGGGGTAGATGGCTATGTGAATAATCACTTTATGAAGCGCATAGGCTTTGCTGTGATAGCAAGCGTGGTTAATAGCTTCTTACAAACTGCGCCTATCATAGCTCTAGATAAACTCATAGGCCTTGGCAAAGGCAGAAGTGAAAGGACACCTGAATTTAATTACGCTTTGGGTCAAGCTATCAATGGTAGTATGCAAAGTTCAGCTCAAATGTCTAATCAAATTCTAGGGCAACTGATGAATATCCCCCCAAGTTTTTACAAAAACGAGGGCGATAGTATCAAGATTCTCACAATGGACGATATTGATTTTAGTGGCGTGTATGATGTTAAAATTACCAACAAATCTGTGGTAGATGAAATCATCAAACAAAGCACTAAAACTTTGTCTAGAGAACATGAAGAAATCACCACAAGCCCCAAAGGTGGCAATTAA